Proteins encoded within one genomic window of Desulfosalsimonas propionicica:
- a CDS encoding hybrid sensor histidine kinase/response regulator — MPHSRPSDKNPTGQPPLKKEPLISTEALMNAPVGIFTSSPGGRIMSVNQTLASMLGYETPRELIESITDIGQEIYANPGDREYLKKVLGEYGEIQNLQCQWGSRTGGVFWVSMHAKASRNEKGKIDFIQGFATDITERKQAEEALRESEATYRALFENSLDAIFLTVPDGRVLAANKAACEMMGMTESEIIAGGRDGVVDETDPRLSEALKQRALNGNFKGELNFKRKDGTRFPVEISTGIYQDRLGNERTCIIARDITERRQAEAEHESLQQQLLQSQKMESVGRLAGGIAHEFNNMLSIINGYAEMMADVLSPTEPMYDNARKIGDAGKRSAVIIRKLLAFARKQAITPEVMNLNDSISSMLKMLEKTIGENIDLFWKPEKNAWLIKMDFSQLDQILINLVVNARDAFYEGGEVIIETKNVEFDKEYCGGHPGFVPGQYVMLAVSDNGCGMSKEVQSHLFEPFFTTKEMGRGTGLGLPTVYGIAKQNNGFVNVYSEPGEGTSFKVYFLRHKEGDAVDSSADEEKSPVKGNGETILILEDEEEVLGIARLMLEKLGYKVLTAETPNKAMALAEAHLNQIDLLITDIVMPEMNGRDFANQLKELYPDVKILFMSGYTDNVIAHHNMESEDLLFIEKPFTLKDISLKVREALLS; from the coding sequence ATGCCCCACAGTAGACCTTCTGATAAAAATCCCACTGGCCAACCACCCCTTAAGAAAGAACCCCTGATATCCACTGAAGCCTTGATGAATGCCCCTGTAGGCATATTCACGTCTTCACCTGGAGGCAGGATCATGTCAGTTAATCAGACACTTGCCAGTATGCTGGGTTATGAAACTCCCCGTGAACTGATCGAATCAATAACCGATATCGGACAGGAGATCTATGCGAATCCAGGGGACAGGGAGTACTTGAAGAAGGTTTTGGGGGAATATGGCGAGATACAAAATTTACAGTGCCAATGGGGAAGCCGAACAGGGGGGGTATTCTGGGTTTCCATGCATGCCAAGGCTTCTCGGAATGAGAAGGGTAAAATTGATTTTATCCAGGGTTTTGCCACAGACATTACCGAGCGCAAACAGGCTGAAGAAGCATTAAGGGAAAGTGAGGCAACCTACCGGGCTCTATTTGAAAACAGTCTTGATGCCATATTTTTGACGGTGCCGGACGGCAGAGTTCTTGCCGCAAACAAAGCCGCTTGTGAAATGATGGGAATGACAGAATCCGAAATTATCGCCGGTGGCAGGGACGGCGTGGTGGATGAAACCGATCCAAGGCTTTCAGAAGCGTTAAAACAACGGGCGCTGAATGGGAATTTCAAGGGAGAGCTTAATTTTAAAAGAAAAGACGGAACCCGTTTTCCTGTAGAGATTTCAACGGGAATTTATCAAGACCGCCTCGGCAATGAAAGAACCTGTATCATTGCCAGGGATATCACTGAACGAAGGCAGGCAGAGGCAGAACACGAAAGCCTGCAGCAGCAGTTGCTTCAGTCACAGAAAATGGAGTCAGTGGGGCGTCTGGCAGGCGGGATTGCCCATGAATTTAACAACATGCTTTCCATTATTAACGGGTATGCGGAGATGATGGCGGATGTGCTTTCTCCTACAGAGCCCATGTATGACAATGCCCGGAAAATTGGGGATGCAGGTAAAAGATCGGCAGTTATTATTCGCAAGCTTTTGGCTTTCGCCAGAAAACAGGCCATTACCCCGGAAGTGATGAACTTAAATGATAGTATTTCGAGTATGCTCAAAATGCTTGAAAAAACTATCGGCGAAAACATAGACCTTTTCTGGAAGCCGGAAAAAAACGCGTGGCTTATAAAGATGGATTTTTCCCAGCTTGACCAGATCCTGATAAATCTTGTGGTCAATGCCCGGGACGCCTTCTATGAAGGAGGTGAAGTAATTATTGAGACCAAAAACGTGGAATTTGACAAAGAGTACTGCGGCGGACACCCCGGCTTTGTTCCGGGACAATACGTCATGCTTGCGGTAAGTGATAACGGCTGTGGCATGAGCAAAGAAGTACAGTCCCATCTGTTTGAACCCTTTTTTACCACAAAGGAAATGGGCAGGGGCACAGGTCTAGGGTTGCCGACGGTTTATGGTATTGCCAAGCAAAACAACGGATTTGTCAACGTTTATAGTGAACCCGGAGAAGGAACGAGTTTTAAGGTATATTTTCTTCGCCATAAAGAAGGTGACGCGGTTGACAGCAGTGCGGATGAGGAAAAATCTCCGGTAAAAGGAAACGGAGAGACAATACTGATTCTGGAAGACGAGGAGGAAGTTCTGGGGATCGCCAGGCTTATGCTTGAAAAATTGGGCTATAAAGTGTTGACAGCAGAAACGCCAAATAAAGCAATGGCGTTAGCTGAAGCCCATCTCAACCAAATTGACCTGCTTATAACTGATATTGTCATGCCGGAGATGAATGGCCGGGATTTTGCCAATCAGCTAAAGGAACTTTACCCGGATGTCAAAATTCTGTTTATGTCCGGTTATACAGACAATGTGATCGCGCATCATAATATGGAAAGCGAGGATCTTCTGTTTATTGAAAAGCCTTTTACCTTAAAGGATATATCCCTCAAGGTGCGGGAGGCGTTGTTAAGCTGA